CGTTTTTCTTTCAACGAATGTGGACTGAGAAGACGAAGCTCGATCTGCAAAATGCCAACAGCCAACTCTTGAGGCCTTTGTTGCTATGCGAGATGCGGCGTTGCGCGACGGCGGGACTGTCCACGAACTCCAGATGGTGGATGGAGAAGCATAGAATTGGAAAAACTGGAGGTCTCGGCGCTAGGCAAGGATCCTCTTGATTTCCTCAGTTGCATAGGTTTCAATAATGTCGCCAACCTCAAACTTCCTGACCCCTTCAATTCCGATGCCGCATTCCTTTCCTTCCTCGATGGATTTTACGTCGTCCTGAAAATGCTTGAGGGAGGTAATGGAACCTTCAACAACCTTCTCGTCATCATGTACCAACCGGGCCCGGTCCTTTCTGGAAATTACCCCCTCAATCACAGAGCATCCCGCGATGAAGCCGATTTTGGGAACCTTGAAGACTTGTTTCACCTCGGCTTTTCCGAGAATCTTCTCAACAATTTCAGGCTCCAGAAGTCCCTCAAGAGCCAGTTTGATTTCATTGATGGCATCATAGATGACATCATAAAGTCGAATG
This Candidatus Neomarinimicrobiota bacterium DNA region includes the following protein-coding sequences:
- a CDS encoding EF-Tu/IF-2/RF-3 family GTPase, which codes for VIKADVDGSVEVLMDALSGLPDEEVKVEVVHKGVGSISESDILLAAASGALAIGFNVEANSNAKLLAKNNGVDIRLYDVIYDAINEIKLALEGLLEPEIVEKILGKAEVKQVFKVPKIGFIAGCSVIEGVISRKDRARLVHDDEKVVEGSITSLKHFQDDVKSIEEGKECGIGIEGVRKFEVGDIIETYATEEIKRILA